In Lates calcarifer isolate ASB-BC8 linkage group LG4, TLL_Latcal_v3, whole genome shotgun sequence, a genomic segment contains:
- the dspa gene encoding desmoplakin-A isoform X2: protein MSMYGSSSRLATMGQRSNSRPDLASPSFRNDVFVGGNGFQGEYQAGDGGYTYTTSYSRHSVHGGGPGQKVYVSKAGGPIGGGGGMSVQAIHQKSTFLTHQCHEYLQRAKMILQAGGPVVEVEKLLSMAGESLEQLKLCGRELQQMRVPSDVFRNVEQIQHLYVTIEQQLVTGVGGRPNRGSVGSLEGGRIFNDAMAWIAQQKRMIETAPWGDDSETIEKQILSHNKTHSSIQRSQEVDRARDELRGDKYNLSILEQEWDSLQKMSHSRLGQLRDLQNIIEEISRAIMWVNDKEEEELVFDWGDRNIDQYIPKKEESYSRLMRDLEEKEKELNKLKVKADGLLNNNHPASDKIEAYMDTLQTQWSWLLQITKCIHVHLKENAAYSQFFKEANETYSKLQKQHETIRSKFTCDKNTHLDNLIELLKNLEKEREQILENKRQVQSLVNKSKSIVRLKPRNPEEKTTSPVIVQALCDFKQDQKGILKGNEGILKDNSQRSKWLVTGPGGLDMLIPSVCLLIPPPNPLSIGLANKNEQYYEAIMGIWNQLYINIKSLISWQYCLKDINYINSLTVSMLSKMRPDEYRNVIKRLETHYQEFIRTSQGSELFGEEDKKTIQGHVDKAQNHYDTLIIQLPAYVSKGDEGAKTEPPKQPSTPKIPKATAAKVQTTAPTTSSTLSLTLLSSLQEIRRRLELAESGLTSHLHVPLGENSVHECSVHIQRLQTVHQDLDSIHDEYLCLREKIIKQLEGIPADSEQAKFLRSELEIINQKLGGLQGLYSAYLQRLSALKALLQSLIQAEDIIKVHEARLTEKETTSLDLREVENYRSTLKQMKSDLEQKRDLLTAMESDLSKAVHWNDQISESFHKCDVDLSKYSDLVSQMSDRWRRIQTQIDSRMWDLEKQEKQLQHYQQSSTSLEQWIDNARNRQDTLQMVKLSDIQTLMDHLNQQKALHTEIKGKKEKVEDVQKNADTCAASIKDYELQLASYSSGLETLLNIPIKRTMLHSPASVVRQEAADLQSRYIELLTRSSDYYKFLGELLKNMEELKMRNTKIDMLEEQLRRLKEDLQDRSEKNKSLEDALARYKLELTESRGQLISMEEVQRTKAAQVNAAKESLDSTHSQLQELNEQLTRIKYQLDEEKRKRRLAEERYTSQQEEYEGAVRRRQKELEELNWTKIDLEKTVKDKERELERMKILLEEEAARRRNAESDISKVRTQCTQEVNQLKQTYEKEIHVTKTTILKASQQKDEDTAELRLQVDRLTAEKRDLEDELRRLRQSITHTEEQKSRAEQEASQQRASVAQETRIRSELEVQLRTLMQQRGEDELKLREATKNNQEKSRQISVLTFNLDEEGKKRRALELEINHLKQAEAELKAKNTSYLEAINKLKVSEQEIHITRVELEKQTSEKTKVEQSSARLQSRIRELQCSLDGMEAELEKQKKTNQEEFTRRKRMEAELERMTHTCREHTTTINTLKSVQLEATNSGRKYEQDLRALQEALDKSLREHKITKEEMAAVTAELKTLKQKLMQEQARIHELNQRNESLYKTIEEKSRQLNEYTTEVEKLKTLTQNLTRERLRLEEELRAVRQERDELKLSKDTIDGESATQISSLHVQLQSSTKRTSELQALINDLTQEREKLKLEIDKFQKQSIETSIMVHESKSQYSELLLEKESLLSKLKLLEGDKNRHQRIEEELARIKVTLETELRNKQHLQDEKNAILKDFNYMKSQYELRDSQIRQCESDRDKADREKLSLKNEIEKLMRELKSVEERYKSRLLSSEKEVSDLALKRDALEREIQRLQQRPSTLNKQTQTDEKIPTIDPSKLLFDGVRRKVTAHQLFDCGIISKTTLDQLLKGRKTVDEVAVDIQLSLKGTGVIAGMTTASQGKMPFTEAKNKKLLSPESALMLLEAQAATGYIVDPAFNEKMPVDTACSRGIVDTEDRDILVTAEAASTGFKDPYSGKVLSVGQACKQGRIDKDTAVRLLQAQESVGGILDPVLSVFLPKDLALDRNLIDEELYRALNKKPSCYLDPATGEKISYTDLRKKCTVEPVSGLLLLRGPEKPMTVKGIRGEVSVTELIKSELLDENDLAKLNQGKLTSKDIEDKLRSYLYGSTCIAGIYDEASDRILPFYQAMKEGLLMRGTTLELLEAQAASGFIVDPVNNVFLTVEEATKRGLVGKEFKNKLLSAEKAVIGYTDPATGKTISLFQAIEKDLIEKGHGIRLLEAQIASGGIIDPKESHRIDVAVAYKRGYFDEEMNEILTYEGDDTKGFFDPNTKDNLTYLQLKDRCITNSKTGLILLPLKDKRKPKMSQESRTNILRKRRVVIVDPDTGLEMSVREAYHRELIDYDTFLDLSEQECEWEEITIKGSDGSARLVIVDRKTGIQYDIQDCLERGIIDQRSLDQYRTGKLTLTQFADQISSRTSGSEMMISASNVDDMVTCSSPTQATPSSPTVRRRFSSISITVSPPEMFDDQSPVAAIFDTETLEKITIPEGLRRGIVDTITAQRLLEAQACTGGIINPATGERLSLQDAVHQSIIDDSMATKLKPAQKAYAGFEDVKTKRKISAAEAVKETWLPYEAGQRFLEFQYLTGGLIEPGTGRRITIEEAIRRGWLDGQGAQKLQDTRNHQKNLTCPKTKLKISYKEAMDSCMVEESNGMKMLQATSISSKGISSPYNVSNPGSRSGSRAGSRTGSRSGSRRGSVDYSSTYTYSFSSSSATYSS from the exons ATGAGTATGTACGGCTCTTCTTCGAGACTGGCCACCATGGGCCAGAGAAGTAATTCGCGACCGGATTTGGCGAGTCCGAGCTTTCGAAACGACGTGTTCGTCGGTGGAAACGGCTTCCAGGGGGAATACCAAGCAGGGGACGGCGGCTACACCTACACCACCTCTTACTCCAGGCACTCCGTACACGGCGGGGGGCCCGGACAGAAAGTGTACGTTAGCAAGGCTGGGGGCCCaattggtggtggtggtggaatgAG tgtacAGGCGATTCATCAAAAATCCACATTTCTGACCCACCAGTGTCACGAATACCTGCAGAGAGCGAAGATGATTCTCCAGGCT GGGGGTCCAGTGGTTGAGGTGGAGAAATTGTTGAGCATGGCTGGAGAATCCTTGGAACAGCTGAAGCTCTGTGGCCGAGAGCTGCAGCAAATGCGTGTACCCAGCGATGTCTTCAGAAA TGTAGAGCAGATCCAGCACTTGTACGTTACTATCGAACAGCAGCTTGTCACTGGCGTGGGCGGGAGACCAAACAGGGGCAGCGTTGGCTCCCTTGAGGGAGGGAGGATCTTTAATGATGCCATGGCCTGGATTGCCCAACAGAAG CGTATGATTGAGACAGCGCCGTGGGGGGACGACTCAGAAACCATAGAAAAACAAATCCTAAGCCACAACAAAACCCACAGCTCTATCCAGAGGAGTCAGGAAGTAGACCGTGCCAGAGATGAACTG aGGGGCGACAAGTACAACCTCTCTATCCTGGAACAAGAATGGGACAGCTTGCAG AAAATGTCCCACAGCCGTCTTGGTCAGCTGCGTGACCTTCAAAACATCATTGAGGAGATCTCTCGGGCCATCATGTGGGTGaatgacaaagaggaggaggagcttgtGTTTGACTGGGGAGACAGGAACATCGACCAGTACATTCCCAAGAAAGAAGAAAGTTACTCA aggTTGATGAGGGacctggaggagaaggagaaggagctAAACAAGTTGAAGGTGAAAGCAGATGGACTCCTGAACAACAACCATCCTGCCTCCGATAAGATTGAA GCCTACATGGATACCTTGCAGACCCAGTGGAGCTGGCTTCTTCAGATTACCAAGTGTATCCATGTTCATTTGAAGGAGAACGCTGCCTACAGCCAG TTTTTCAAGGAGGCCAATGAGACCTATTCCAAGCTGCAGAAGCAGCATGAGACTATCCGAAGCAAGTTTACCTGCGACAAGAACACCCACCTGGATAACCTCATTGAACTCCTGAAAAACCTGGAG aaagagagggaacaaATTCTGGAAAATAAGAGACAGGTCCAAAGCCTGGTCAACAAGTCTAAGTCCATTGTCAGGCTGAAACCTCGCAACCCTGAGGAGAAGACCACCAGCCCTGTCATAGTCCAGGCCTTATGTGACTTTAAACAAGACCAG AAAGGGATTTTAAAAGGGAATGAGGGCATCCTGAAGGACAACTCGCAGCGCAGCAAGTGGCTTGTGACGGGACCTGGAGGTCTGGACATGTTGAttccctctgtttgtctgctcATCCCCCCACCAAACCCACTCAGCATTGGCCTCGCCAACAA GAATGAGCAGTATTATGAAGCCATCATGGGCATCTGGAATCAGCTCTACATCAACATCAAGAGTCTCATCTCGTGGCAGTATTGCCTCAAAGACATCAATTACATTAACTCTCTCACTGTCAGCATG CTGTCCAAGATGCGTCCTGACGAGTACCGCAATGTCATCAAAAGACTGGAGACTCACTACCAAGAGTTCATTCGTACCAGCCAGGGATCTGAGCTGTTTGGGGAGGAGGACAAGAAAACCATCCAAGGCCACGTTGATAAAGCCCAGAACCACTATGATACACTGATTATCCAGCTGCCTGCTTACG TCAGTAAAGGGGACGAAGGGGCGAAGACTGAACCCCCAAAGCAGCCTTCGACACCCAAGATCCCAAAGGCCACTGCCGCCAAGGTCCAAACTACAGCTCCCACAACCAGTTCTACCCTCAGCCTTACCCTGCTCAGCAGTCTGCAAGAAATTCGACGCAGGCTGGAGCTGGCTGAGTCTGGTCTCACCAGTCATCTCCATGTTCCCCTGGGGGAAAACAGTGTGCACGAGTGCTCAGTGCACATCCAGAGGCTGCAG ACTGTGCACCAAGATTTGGACTCTATTCATGATGAGTACCTGTGCCTAAGAGAAAAGATTATAAAGCAACTGGAGGGGATACCTGCAGACTCTGAGCAAGCCAAGTTCCTCCGCTCTGAACTAGAAATCATCAACCAGAAACTCGGAGGCCTGCAGGGTCTCTACTCAGCCTACCTTCAGAG ACTGTCGGCTCTTAAGGCCTTGCTCCAGAGTCTTATCCAGGCCGAGGATATCATTAAAGTCCATGAGGCCCGGCTCACAGAGAAGGAGACCACCTCTCTGGATCTTCGGGAGGTGGAAAACTATCGAAGCACACTAAAG CAAATGAAGAGTGATCTGGAGCAAAAAAGAGACCTGCTGACAGCTATGGAGTCTGACTTGAGTAAAGCTGTGCACTGGAATGATCAAATCTCTGAGTCCTTCCACAAGTGTGATGTGGATTTGTCCAAATACTCAGACCTGGTGAGTCAGATGTCTGACCGCTGGCGCCGCATCCAAACCCAGATTGATAGCAG AATGTGGGACTTGGAGAAGCAggagaaacagctgcagcattaTCAGCAGAGCAGCACTTCCCTGGAACAGTGGATAGACAATGCCAGGAACCGGCAGGACACCCTTCAGATGGTTAAGCTCAGTGACATCCAGACTCTAATGGACCATCTCAACCAACAGAAG GCACTTCACACtgaaattaaaggaaagaaagagaaagtagaGGATGTGCAGAAAAATGCAGACACCTGTGCTGCATCCATAAAG GACTATGAACTGCAGCTGGCTTCCTACAGTTCAGGCCTGGAAACTCTGCTTAATATTCCTATCAAGAGAACAATGCTGCACTCCCCCGCCTCTGTGGTCAGACAAGAG GCGGCTGACCTCCAGTCCCGCTACATAGAGCTTCTGACTCGCTCTAGTGACTACTACAAGTTCCTAGGGGAGCTGCTGAAGAACATGGAAGAGCTGAAG ATGAGGAACACCAAGATTGACATGCTGGAGGAGCAACTGAGACGTCTGAAGGAGGACCTCCAGGATCGTAGTGAGAAAAACAAGTCTCTGGAGGATGCTTTGGCCCGCTACAAACTGGAGCTCACTGAGTCAAGGGGTCAGCTCATTTCTATGGAGGAAGTGCAGAGAACCAAAGCAGCACAAGTTAATGCTGCCAAGGAAAGCCTGGACAGCACACACAGCCAGCTTCAAGAACTTAATGAGCAACTGACCCGCATTAAATACCAGCTggatgaggagaagaggaaaagaaggttGGCAGAGGAGCGCTACACAAGCCAGCAAGAAGAGTATGAGGGGGCTGTTCGCCGCAGACAGAAAGAACTGGAAGAGCTCAACTGGACGAAGATTGACTTAGAGAAGACCGTGAAGGACAAGGAACGTGAactggagaggatgaagataCTGCTAGAAGAGGAGGCGGCACGTCGACGAAATGCTGAATCAGATATCTCAAAGGTAAGAACACAGTGCACCCAGGAGGTTAATCAACTTAAGCAGACATATGAAAAAGAGATCCACGTTACCAAGACCACGATCTTGAAAGCCTCACAACAGAAAGACGAAGATACAGCAGAGCTCAGATTGCAAGTTGACAGACTCACTGCTGAGAAGAGAGATCTAGAGGATGAGCTGAGAAGATTGAGACAGTCTATTACtcacacagaggagcagaaaagcagagcagagcaggaagcCAGCCAGCAGAGGGCCTCAGTGGCACAAGAAACAAGGATCCGTAGTGAGCTGGAGGTGCAGCTGAGAACCCTcatgcagcagagaggagaggatgagctCAAACTAAGGGAAGCCACCAAAAACAATCAGGAAAAGTCTAGGCAGATCAGCGTGCTAACATTTAATCTGGatgaggaggggaagaagaggagagctCTCGAATTAGAAATTAATCACCTGAAACAAGCTGAGGCAGAGCTGAAGGCAAAGAACACCTCCTATCTGGAGGCAATTAACAAGCTTAAAGTGTCTGAGCAGGAGATTCACATTACCCGAGTGGAGCTGGAGAAGCAAACCAGTGAGAAAACCAAAGTTGAGCAGAGTTCTGCCAGGTTGCAGAGCCGTATTCGGGAACTTCAGTGTTCTCTGGATGGGATGGAGGCTGAGTTGGAGAAGCAAAAGAAGACAAACCAAGAGGAGTTCACACGTAGAAAGAGAATGGAGGCAGAGCTTGAGAGAATGACACATACCTGCAGAGAGCACACCACCACAATTAATACACTGAAATCTGTTCAACTAGAGGCTACTAACTCTGGAAGGAAGTACGAGCAGGACCTTAGGGCCCTCCAGGAGGCTTTGGACAAGAGCCTGAGGGAGCATAAAATCACCAAGGAGGAAATGGCAGCTGTAACAGCTGAGCTGAAGACATTGAAACAGAAGCTCATGCAGGAACAGGCCCGAATTCATGAGCTCAACCAACGTAACGAGAGCCTATATAAGACCATTGAGGAGAAGAGCCGCCAGCTTAATGAATACACCACAGAGGTTGAAAAGctgaagacactgacacagaaCCTGACAAGGGAGAGACTGAGGTTGGAAGAGGAGCTGAGGGCAGTTagacaggagagagatgaaCTGAAGCTTTCCAAAGATACTATAGATGGAGAGAGTGCCACTCAGATTTCATCGTTACATGTCCAGCTTCAGAGTAGCACCAAGAGGACATCGGAGCTCCAGGCTCTCATCAATGACCTGAcccaggagagagaaaagcttAAATTGGAAATAGACAAATTCCAAAAGCAATCGATTGAG ACATCCATCATGGTGCATGAGTCCAAGAGCCAATACAGTGAACTGTTGCTGGAGAAGGAGAGTTTGCTATCCaagcttaaactgctggaggGAGACAAGAATCGCCATCAGCGCATTGAAGAGGAGCTCGCTCGCATCAAGGTCACACTAGAGACTGAGCTCCGCAACAAACAGCATCTGCAGGATGAAAAGAATGCCATCCTCAAGGATTTCAACTACATGAAGAGCCAGTATGAGCTTAGAGACAGTCAGATTAGGCAGTGTGAATCGGACAGAGACAAGGCTGATCGCGAGAAGCTCTCACTGAAGAATGAGATTGAAAAGCTCATGAGGGAGCTGAAGAGTGTTGAGGAGAGGTACAAGAGCAGGCTGTTGAGCTCTGAAAAGGAGGTGTCAGATCTAGCTCTGAAGAGAGATGCCCtggagagagagatacagaggcTACAGCAGAGACCTAGCACTCTGAACAAGCAGACTCAGACAGATGAGAAGATCCCAACCATTGATCCATCCAAGCTGCTCTTTGATGGGGTACGCCGCAAAGTCACTGCCCACCAGCTTTTCGACTGTGGTATAATCAGTAAAACCACTCTAGACCAGCTCCTAAAGGGACGAAAGACAGTAGATGAGGTAGCTGTGGACATCCAACTTAGTCTAAAGGGTACTGGCGTTATTGCTGGCATGACAACAGCGTCTCAAGGGAAAATGCCATTCACTGAAGCCAAAAACAAGAAACTCCTCAGCCCAGAGAGCGCCCTCATGCTTTTGGAAGCTCAAGCAGCAACAGGCTACATAGTGGACCCTGCATTTAATGAAAAGATGCCCGTGGATACTGCCTGTTCCAGGGGGATTGTagacacagaagacagagacaTCTTGGTGACAGCTGAAGCAGCTAGCACAGGCTTCAAAGATCCATACAGTGGCAAAGTGTTATCCGTGGGTCAGGCTTGCAAACAGGGCCGCATAGACAAAGACACAGCTGTCCGCTTGCTACAGGCTCAGGAGTCTGTGGGAGGCATACTGGATCCTGTTCTGAGTGTGTTCCTTCCAAAGGATCTGGCCTTGGATCGCAATCTTATTGATGAGGAGCTCTACAGGGCTTTGAACAAAAAACCTAGCTGCTACCTGGATCCTGCAACTGGAGAGAAGATAAGTTATACTGACCTTAGGAAGAAATGTACAGTGGAGCCTGTTTCTGGCTTGCTTCTGCTCCGTGGTCCAGAAAAGCCCATGACAGTAAAAGGTATCCGTGGTGAAGTCTCTGTCACAGAGCTCATCAAATCTGAACTGCTGGATGAAAATGACTTGGCGAAGCTCAACCAGGGCAAGCTCACCAGCAAAGACATTGAGGACAAGCTGAGGTCTTACCTCTATGGCTCCACGTGTATTGCAGGGATCTATGACGAGGCCAGTGATCGAATCCTGCCTTTCTATCAAGCAATGAAGGAAGGTCTGCTCATGAGAGGAACCACACTGGAGCTTCTTGAGGCCCAAGCTGCTTCTGGCTTCATTGTTGATCCAGTCAACAATGTCTTCCTCACGGTGGAGGAAGCCACAAAGAGAGGCCTGGTCGGGAAAGAGTTTAAGAACAAATTGTTGTCTGCAGAGAAGGCAGTAATTGGATACACAGACCCAGCAACAGGAAAGACAATCTCCCTCTTCCAGGCCATTGAGAAAGATCTTATTGAGAAAGGTCATGGAATCCGTCTACTTGAGGCCCAGATTGCCAGCGGTGGGATTATTGACCCCAAAGAGAGCCACCGTATTGATGTCGCTGTTGCCTATAAAAGGGGGTATTTTGATGAAGAGATGAATGAAATCCTAACTTATGAAGGAGATGACACAAAAGGGTTCTTTGACCCAAATACCAAGGATAACCTGACATATCTTCAGCTGAAGGACAGGTGCATCACAAATTCCAAAACAGGCCTGATACTCCTGCCACTCAAAGACAAAAGGAAGCCCAAGATGTCGCAGGAAAGCCGTACCAATATCCTCCGCAAGAGGCGGGTTGTGATAGTTGACCCAGACACTGGGCTGGAGATGTCAGTGAGGGAGGCCTATCACAGGGAGCTGATTGACTACGACACCTTCCTGGACCTGTCAGAGCAGGAATGTGAGTGGGAAGAAATAACTATTAAGGGGTCAGATGGCTCTGCGCGTTTGGTGATAGTGGACAGGAAAACAGGAATCCAGTATGACATCCAGGACTGTCTGGAGCGTGGTATCATTGACCAGAGGTCTTTGGATCAGTATCGCACTGGAAAGTTAACCTTGACCCAGTTTGCTGACCAAATTTCCAGCAGAACTAGCGGATCTGAGATGATGATTTCAGCCAGCAATGTTGATGACATGGTCACTTGCAGCAGCCCCACCCAGGCCACACCATCGTCTCCTACCGTCCGTAGACGCTTCAGCAGTATTTCTATTACTGTCTCTCCCCCAGAGATGTTTGATGACCAGAGCCCTGTGGCAGCCATATTTGATACAGAGACCTTGGAGAAGATAACTATTCCTGAAGGGCTCCGAAGAGGCATAGTTGACACAATTACAGCACAGAGGTTGCTTGAGGCACAGGCATGCACAGGTGGTATTATCAACCCTGCTACTGGTGAGAGACTGTCACTGCAGGATGCTGTCCATCAGAGCATCATTGATGACAGCATGGCAACTAAGCTGAAACCTGCTCAGAAAGCCTACGCTGGTTTCGAGGATGTGAAGACTAAAAGAAAGATTTCCGCAGCAGAAGCAGTAAAGGAGACATGGCTGCCTTATGAGGCAGGTCAGAGATTTTTGGAGTTTCAGTACCTAACAGGTGGCCTGATCGAACCTGGCACTGGACGTCGCATTACCATCGAAGAGGCTATCCGCAGGGGGTGGCTTGATGGTCAGGGGGCCCAGAAGCTACAAGATACACGGAACCACCAGAAGAACCTAACCTGTCCTAAGACGAAACTGAAGATCTCCTACAAGGAAGCCATGGACAGCTGCATGGTGGAGGAGAGCAATGGTATGAAGATGCTGCAGGCCACCTCCATATCCTCTAAGGGAATCAGCAGCCCTTACAATGTCTCTAACCCAGGATCTCGCTCAGGGTCCAGGGCCGGTTCCCGTACTGGCTCCAGAAGCGGATCTCGTAGAGGCAGTGTGGATTACTCCTCCACTTACACCTAcagcttctcctccagcagcgCCACCTACAGCTCTTAA